In Amycolatopsis coloradensis, one genomic interval encodes:
- a CDS encoding alpha/beta hydrolase produces the protein MVSWGEAARWNPAVLQEAVGRINAAYNKLVACSDDLRDINTPEGWHGDAAGAAAAEVNQIIDGLEEYAADIAALRRAAGDSGDAITGVQNGVREAEAIASSNHFTIAPDGEIVDNGVPDAPPEQTQLIAEERTRLAEELKDRVVQVLRQATDIDDDLCAVLERIEAGNVIDATGNDNENTSLAAAGNSGAVNGALSVLAPPPVGADPSTNAAWWAALSEAQRKQLIAQHPDWVGNRDGVKAADRSKANLNLLEQQKHSFTEELERLRREGGDSDEIARLEQRVKAIDSITGMMHNPDGSLNPNRQLMSLDLTGDHPKAAIANGDVDTAQHVAVFTPGMNSTVDGNMPGYVNDMQGVRHSAEDMLRRGGDMSNVATVTWIGYEPSTGDDPGSLLGLATGENSALGGDKLAKFDQGINASRPTDPHLTALGHSQGSIVTGISLTHGGTGVDDAVVFGSPGVADHFGIDNTARDLKVPEGHAYNIKADGDHVAQYVPEIWRYGRAPYAMEGMNQLSADAATGPDGGRLAASHGHSEYTRTTPEGVDSTSKHNIAAIVADRPQLAIPAH, from the coding sequence ATGGTCAGCTGGGGTGAGGCGGCGCGGTGGAATCCAGCAGTGTTGCAGGAGGCGGTCGGACGGATCAACGCCGCCTACAACAAGCTTGTTGCTTGTTCGGATGATCTGCGCGACATCAACACGCCTGAGGGCTGGCATGGTGACGCCGCCGGCGCGGCGGCGGCCGAGGTCAACCAGATCATCGATGGCCTAGAGGAGTATGCCGCCGACATCGCGGCACTGCGCCGAGCGGCAGGTGATAGCGGGGACGCGATCACCGGTGTGCAGAACGGGGTGCGGGAAGCCGAAGCGATCGCCTCGAGTAATCACTTCACGATCGCCCCGGACGGAGAAATCGTCGACAACGGGGTGCCGGACGCACCGCCGGAGCAGACTCAACTGATCGCAGAGGAAAGAACCCGGCTCGCCGAGGAGCTCAAAGACCGGGTCGTACAGGTTTTGCGGCAGGCCACTGACATCGATGACGACTTGTGCGCGGTGTTGGAGCGGATCGAAGCCGGCAATGTCATCGATGCCACGGGGAACGACAACGAGAACACCAGCTTGGCCGCGGCCGGCAATTCGGGAGCTGTGAACGGTGCTTTGTCGGTCTTGGCTCCACCGCCGGTGGGGGCGGATCCGTCGACGAACGCCGCATGGTGGGCTGCTTTGTCCGAGGCGCAGCGCAAGCAGTTGATCGCGCAGCACCCGGACTGGGTCGGTAACCGGGACGGGGTGAAGGCCGCCGATCGCAGCAAGGCCAACCTGAACCTGCTCGAGCAGCAGAAACACAGCTTCACCGAGGAGTTGGAGCGGCTCCGGCGGGAGGGGGGCGATTCTGATGAGATCGCGCGCCTTGAGCAGCGGGTGAAGGCGATCGACTCGATCACCGGCATGATGCACAACCCGGACGGCAGCCTGAACCCGAACCGGCAGCTGATGTCGCTGGATCTGACCGGTGATCACCCGAAGGCGGCGATCGCCAACGGTGATGTCGACACCGCACAGCATGTCGCGGTGTTCACCCCCGGTATGAACTCCACGGTCGACGGGAACATGCCGGGCTACGTCAACGACATGCAGGGCGTTCGTCACAGCGCGGAGGACATGCTGCGCCGCGGCGGTGACATGTCGAACGTCGCCACGGTGACCTGGATCGGCTACGAGCCGAGCACCGGCGACGACCCCGGCTCACTGTTGGGGTTGGCCACCGGCGAGAACTCGGCTCTCGGCGGAGACAAACTCGCGAAGTTCGATCAGGGAATCAACGCTTCCCGCCCGACAGATCCGCACTTGACCGCGTTGGGGCATTCGCAAGGGTCGATCGTGACTGGGATCAGTCTCACCCATGGTGGTACTGGGGTCGATGACGCGGTGGTGTTCGGCTCGCCCGGTGTGGCGGATCATTTCGGGATCGACAACACCGCACGCGATCTGAAGGTCCCCGAGGGGCACGCCTACAACATCAAGGCCGACGGGGACCATGTCGCCCAGTACGTTCCGGAGATCTGGCGGTACGGACGTGCCCCGTATGCGATGGAGGGGATGAACCAGCTCTCGGCGGACGCGGCCACAGGCCCGGACGGTGGCCGGCTCGCGGCATCGCATGGGCACAGTGAGTACACCCGGACGACGCCGGAAGGCGTCGACAGCACCAGCAAGCACAATATCGCCGCGATCGTGGCCGACAGGCCGCAGCTGGCGATCCCCGCCCACTAG
- a CDS encoding LppA family lipoprotein — MTGVVLLAGCSDGHEYLDPQPTGPSMSKQQQQAQLATRSTLDEAVAGYEKLRVTLRDRLTAEFGVTQWIEETGSAEFSGCSPQFAALNQQEAAKKFLPRWYAPTSLLARWDQVKSVVREVAGGSGFTTVTLDVNKAGDAELNLTDQFGAQLSVGSGTNTVVSLTTGCHLIKK, encoded by the coding sequence TTGACCGGCGTCGTGCTGCTGGCCGGGTGCAGCGATGGTCATGAGTATCTTGATCCACAACCCACGGGACCTTCGATGTCGAAACAGCAGCAGCAGGCGCAGTTGGCGACCCGGTCGACGCTGGACGAAGCCGTCGCGGGCTATGAGAAGCTTCGCGTCACGCTCCGAGACCGCCTCACCGCCGAGTTCGGTGTCACGCAGTGGATCGAGGAAACCGGGTCAGCCGAGTTCAGCGGATGCTCTCCGCAGTTCGCCGCGTTGAACCAGCAGGAAGCGGCTAAGAAGTTCCTGCCGCGGTGGTATGCGCCAACTTCGTTGCTCGCTCGGTGGGACCAGGTCAAGTCGGTGGTCCGCGAGGTCGCGGGCGGATCCGGGTTCACCACTGTGACACTTGACGTGAACAAGGCCGGAGACGCCGAGCTCAACCTCACCGATCAGTTCGGTGCGCAGCTATCCGTCGGATCAGGAACGAACACTGTCGTGTCTCTGACCACGGGGTGCCACCTGATCAAGAAGTAG
- a CDS encoding peptidase inhibitor family I36 protein, translating into MQRRLTNLRARLPHVLLLAMVGLLTSAGVASAATAPPEPACQKGEFCVWGEESYGGAVHKFDLRTSNPDECIPLPEGFDGHSFVNRLSRDVTIYQSEECTTEGDFITYPGGGTYVPQGPFVIRALKIWD; encoded by the coding sequence ATGCAACGACGTTTGACCAACCTGCGCGCCCGCCTCCCGCACGTGCTCCTGCTGGCCATGGTCGGCCTTCTGACCAGCGCCGGAGTCGCGAGCGCCGCCACGGCGCCACCCGAACCCGCCTGCCAGAAGGGCGAGTTCTGCGTCTGGGGCGAAGAATCGTACGGCGGCGCGGTGCACAAATTCGACCTGCGCACCTCCAATCCCGACGAATGCATTCCCTTACCCGAAGGCTTCGACGGGCATTCGTTCGTCAACCGGCTGAGCAGGGACGTGACGATTTACCAAAGCGAGGAGTGCACGACCGAAGGAGATTTCATCACCTATCCGGGTGGCGGCACCTACGTACCCCAGGGTCCGTTCGTGATTCGCGCCCTCAAGATCTGGGACTGA
- a CDS encoding LacI family DNA-binding transcriptional regulator: MDDVADAVGVSRATVSNAYNRPDQLSAQLREEVLRAAKKIGYAGPNPTARSLATSRTGAIAVLLDTNLSTAFSDPALSVTLDALSTVVDPEGHALLLLPGDGESGGPRAERILTAQADIAVAYSLADGAPALTAVQDRGLPLVVIDQPHIRGSARIGVADRAGAAAAARHLLELGHRRIGIFSAQCLSAPRGGELSAAEAGNSRFHDNRERMAGYLETLAEAGIPAADVPIWEASGLSVEGALPSAFGLLDRRPRPTALLCMSDLLAVAAISATRQLGLSVPGDLSVVGYDDVPPARWSEPPLTTVRQDLAAKGRAAGELVLGLLRGEKVPAPAEVPAELVVRDSTAPA, encoded by the coding sequence TTGGACGATGTCGCCGACGCCGTCGGGGTGTCGCGCGCGACCGTCTCCAACGCCTACAACCGGCCCGATCAGCTGTCCGCCCAGCTGCGGGAAGAGGTGCTTCGCGCGGCCAAGAAAATCGGGTACGCGGGGCCGAACCCGACCGCCCGCAGTCTCGCCACCAGCCGCACCGGCGCGATCGCCGTCCTGCTCGACACGAATCTTTCGACGGCGTTCTCGGATCCCGCGTTGTCGGTCACCCTCGACGCGCTCTCGACCGTCGTCGATCCCGAGGGGCACGCCCTTCTGCTGCTGCCCGGCGACGGCGAGAGCGGCGGCCCGCGCGCGGAGCGGATCCTGACCGCGCAGGCCGACATCGCGGTGGCGTATTCGCTGGCCGACGGCGCGCCGGCGCTGACCGCGGTCCAGGACAGGGGCCTGCCACTGGTGGTGATCGACCAGCCGCATATCCGCGGTTCGGCGAGGATCGGCGTGGCGGACCGGGCGGGAGCGGCCGCGGCGGCCCGGCACCTGCTGGAACTCGGGCACCGGCGGATCGGGATCTTCTCGGCGCAGTGCCTCTCGGCGCCGCGTGGCGGCGAACTGAGCGCGGCCGAGGCCGGGAACAGCCGGTTCCACGACAACCGCGAACGGATGGCCGGCTACCTGGAGACGCTGGCCGAGGCGGGGATCCCGGCGGCGGACGTGCCGATCTGGGAGGCGTCCGGGCTCTCGGTCGAAGGAGCTCTCCCGAGCGCTTTCGGCCTGTTGGATCGGCGGCCACGGCCGACGGCGCTGCTGTGCATGTCGGATCTGCTGGCCGTGGCGGCGATTTCGGCCACCAGACAGCTCGGCCTGTCCGTCCCGGGCGATCTTTCGGTCGTGGGCTACGACGACGTCCCACCCGCGCGGTGGTCCGAACCACCGCTGACGACGGTCCGGCAGGACCTGGCCGCCAAAGGACGGGCGGCCGGCGAACTGGTGCTGGGCCTGCTGCGCGGGGAGAAGGTCCCCGCGCCCGCCGAGGTACCCGCCGAACTGGTCGTCCGGGATTCCACCGCGCCCGCTTAG
- a CDS encoding MFS transporter, with translation MRDRTAVFVVFALNGAALGSWAPRTPALSERVDASPGVFGLALLGASVGMLIAASVSGRLIERYGARAVVAGSTVIACAALPMIGFSTSVVLLAGALFVLGASVGALDVAMNVAGVEVERRTGRAIMPILHAGFSFGALAGSVAAGFAASHHWSPGRHLTVAALAALVVLAFVIAAVPGARPVHTEPVEKPRVAPIKRPVLWLLAAIALFSAIAEGASSDWSALLMTSVHGVGDGAAAFAYSGFALAMALARLAGAWLQNRFGATRALAVGAGIAAAGLVLAALAHVPVFGFVGFALAGAGLAAAFPIALSLAGASGKRADGTGGERELAFVTAIAYTGFLAGPPLIGGIAQVTSLSVSFLFVGLTAALIVPSAVAAARARKREEAVEPVAR, from the coding sequence ATGCGTGACCGTACGGCCGTTTTCGTCGTGTTCGCGCTCAACGGGGCCGCGCTCGGCTCCTGGGCGCCGAGGACTCCGGCGTTGTCGGAAAGAGTGGACGCCTCGCCGGGTGTCTTCGGGCTCGCCCTGCTGGGCGCCAGCGTCGGCATGCTGATCGCGGCGTCGGTTTCGGGGCGGCTGATCGAGCGGTACGGCGCCCGCGCGGTGGTCGCGGGCAGCACGGTCATCGCCTGCGCGGCGTTGCCGATGATCGGTTTCTCGACGTCGGTCGTCCTGCTCGCCGGGGCGTTGTTCGTCCTCGGGGCGAGCGTCGGCGCGCTCGACGTGGCGATGAACGTCGCCGGAGTGGAGGTGGAGCGCCGGACCGGACGCGCGATCATGCCGATCCTGCACGCCGGATTCAGCTTCGGCGCGTTGGCGGGCTCCGTCGCCGCGGGATTCGCCGCGTCGCACCACTGGTCGCCGGGGAGGCATCTCACGGTCGCCGCGCTGGCCGCCCTGGTGGTGCTCGCCTTCGTCATCGCCGCCGTGCCCGGCGCGCGACCCGTACACACCGAACCCGTCGAGAAGCCGAGAGTGGCGCCGATCAAACGTCCCGTCCTCTGGCTGCTCGCCGCCATCGCGCTGTTCTCGGCGATCGCGGAGGGGGCGAGTTCGGACTGGTCCGCCCTGCTGATGACGTCCGTGCACGGGGTCGGCGACGGCGCCGCCGCTTTCGCGTACTCGGGATTCGCCCTGGCCATGGCGCTCGCCAGGCTCGCGGGTGCCTGGCTTCAGAACCGTTTCGGCGCGACGCGTGCGCTGGCGGTGGGTGCCGGGATCGCCGCCGCCGGCCTCGTGCTCGCCGCACTGGCCCACGTTCCGGTGTTCGGCTTCGTCGGCTTCGCGCTGGCGGGTGCCGGGCTCGCCGCGGCCTTCCCGATCGCGTTGAGTCTCGCGGGCGCGTCGGGCAAACGCGCCGACGGGACGGGAGGCGAGCGCGAACTGGCCTTCGTCACGGCGATCGCCTACACCGGTTTCCTCGCCGGACCGCCGCTGATCGGCGGGATCGCGCAGGTGACATCGCTTTCGGTGTCGTTCCTGTTCGTCGGGCTGACCGCCGCGCTGATCGTGCCGTCCGCGGTGGCCGCGGCGCGGGCGCGGAAACGTGAGGAGGCGGTCGAACCCGTCGCCCGTTGA
- a CDS encoding sensor histidine kinase — MLMLGGGRGIPARLVRTTVPWLVLVPVAFRLAMLVQALWVAGLGSSVLWTFVALHLVPNVVATVWTFRWSAAGTRLVPLVDSAFAALFVLGAAPFAQDTAITSITWTHLMGTVMVWTLLRGAAAGALAIGAAVVPHVLLDPASSLGLLLTLATALVVSLAVAGLVGASMRFAVGFGEQQGRAAERERHRRDVHDTVLQVMESFAIPAPADELDPAASLDRVRRTARAQAMRIRISLEHESTEGIGLHQRLRLLAAEMAAEGLRVEVVVQDDAAPELSEEAAMALHDSAREALRNTLKHSGTRRAVVSVEEIGGGVSLTVRDHGAGFDVGSRRRGFGLENSIIARMAEIGGFARIESSPGLGTRVVLLAPPSMPPPPPSKGALRAAELIQT, encoded by the coding sequence GTGCTGATGCTCGGTGGCGGCAGAGGTATCCCTGCGCGACTGGTGCGGACCACGGTGCCCTGGCTGGTCCTGGTCCCGGTGGCGTTCCGGCTGGCGATGCTGGTGCAAGCGCTGTGGGTGGCGGGCCTGGGGTCTTCGGTGCTGTGGACGTTCGTGGCGCTGCATCTGGTGCCCAACGTCGTCGCGACCGTCTGGACCTTCCGCTGGTCCGCTGCCGGGACGAGGCTGGTTCCGTTGGTGGACAGCGCGTTCGCCGCGCTCTTCGTCCTCGGGGCGGCGCCGTTCGCGCAGGACACCGCGATCACGTCGATCACCTGGACCCATCTGATGGGCACGGTGATGGTCTGGACCCTGCTGCGCGGCGCGGCGGCCGGGGCACTGGCCATCGGGGCCGCGGTGGTACCGCACGTCCTGCTGGATCCGGCATCCTCACTCGGTCTCCTTCTCACGCTCGCGACCGCGCTGGTGGTGTCACTCGCGGTCGCCGGCCTGGTCGGCGCGTCGATGCGGTTCGCGGTCGGGTTCGGGGAGCAGCAGGGCCGGGCCGCGGAACGTGAGAGGCACCGCCGCGACGTCCACGACACCGTCCTGCAGGTGATGGAGTCGTTCGCGATCCCCGCGCCCGCCGACGAACTCGACCCGGCGGCCAGCCTCGACCGCGTCCGCCGTACCGCACGCGCTCAGGCGATGCGCATCCGGATCAGCCTCGAACACGAATCCACCGAAGGAATCGGACTGCACCAGCGGCTGCGGCTGCTCGCCGCCGAAATGGCCGCGGAGGGGCTGCGCGTCGAGGTCGTCGTTCAGGACGACGCCGCGCCGGAGCTTTCGGAGGAGGCGGCCATGGCGCTGCACGACTCCGCCAGGGAAGCCCTGCGCAACACGTTGAAGCACTCCGGGACCAGACGGGCCGTGGTGAGCGTCGAAGAGATCGGCGGCGGGGTTTCCTTGACGGTGCGCGATCACGGCGCCGGTTTCGACGTCGGGTCCCGGCGGCGTGGCTTCGGCCTCGAGAACTCGATCATCGCGCGGATGGCGGAGATCGGCGGATTCGCGCGGATCGAATCCAGCCCTGGGCTGGGAACGAGGGTGGTGCTCCTCGCCCCTCCGTCCATGCCCCCGCCGCCGCCCTCAAAGGGGGCGCTGCGCGCCGCTGAACTGATTCAAACCTGA
- a CDS encoding histidine phosphatase family protein — translation MRIILLRHAESLGNVDELAYTRIPDHALPLTDAGREQAKLAGPELKEVLGGQRTAVYVSPYLRTRETLRLLDIREACERIVPEPRLREQDWGNLQDPLEQEVQKQRRHEFGHFFYRLPFGESGADVDDRVAAFLSELAACGEDHPETVLVVSHGLTIRLLCRRLFGWSIELFESLSNPKTCEYRVVERVDGKWTLDHPFRQWRDSPDGETQV, via the coding sequence GTGCGGATCATCCTGCTGAGGCACGCCGAGTCACTCGGCAACGTCGACGAACTCGCCTACACCCGGATCCCCGACCACGCCCTGCCGCTGACCGACGCCGGTCGCGAGCAGGCGAAGCTGGCGGGCCCGGAGCTCAAGGAGGTCCTCGGCGGGCAGCGGACGGCGGTCTACGTCAGCCCCTATCTGCGGACACGGGAAACGTTGCGGCTGCTGGACATCCGGGAGGCCTGCGAGCGGATCGTGCCGGAGCCGAGGCTGCGGGAACAGGACTGGGGCAACCTCCAGGACCCGCTGGAGCAGGAGGTCCAGAAACAACGCCGCCACGAGTTCGGCCACTTCTTCTACCGGCTCCCGTTCGGCGAGTCCGGGGCGGACGTCGACGACCGGGTCGCGGCGTTCCTCAGCGAGCTGGCGGCGTGCGGCGAAGATCACCCCGAAACCGTGCTGGTCGTCTCACACGGGCTCACCATCCGCTTGCTGTGCCGACGGCTCTTCGGCTGGAGCATCGAGCTGTTCGAGTCCCTGTCCAACCCGAAGACCTGCGAATACCGCGTCGTGGAGCGGGTCGACGGCAAGTGGACACTGGATCACCCGTTCCGCCAGTGGCGGGACTCACCCGACGGGGAGACTCAGGTTTGA
- a CDS encoding cytochrome c oxidase assembly protein: MPSDPETKPAPPARKAGVLPLVSIGALLAAVVAVGLVALTGGAGYVIAGLPDPGLVTRYGITVVRVLAEAASVLCVGSLLLAAFLVPPQKSGTLAADGYAAIRVAGVAAWVWFFAAATSIFFSAADGAGRPFTEVLSPQVLVDLVDAIEQPKAWLFTALIALLVALGCRLALTWGWTTVVFFLSVGGLVPVAVTGHSASGGSHDMATNSLLYHLVAAALWVGGLVALLALGWRRGENLKLAATRFSKLALVCWIVMAVSGIVNALVRIRIADLFTTDYGLLVVAKVVALLLLGVFGHQQRQKGVAGLVNGAGGGQLLRLAAVEVLIMFVTIGIATGLAKTPPPQESLTQPSTTELLIGYDLYGPPTVFRLLTDWRFDLVYGTLALVLAGLYLAGVRRLRRRGDTWATGRTVAWLAGCFVLLIATSSGIGRYAPAMFSVHMGNHMLLSMVAPVLFVLGGPVTLALRALPTAGKDAPPGPREWLLAFVHSPLSRFLTHPIVALLLFVGSFYGLYFSGLFDSALNYHWAHLAMNAHFLLAGYVFYWPVIGVDPAPRRLAPLGRLGMMFAAMPFHAFFGIALMSMQTVLGQDFYRGLKLPWVTDLLTDQRLGGGIAWASGELPVLLVLVALLVQWARQDEREARRRDRREEASGDADLNAYNAMLKKLADQGRGPGS, encoded by the coding sequence GTGCCTTCAGACCCCGAGACGAAACCGGCCCCACCCGCGCGGAAGGCCGGTGTCCTGCCGCTGGTGTCGATCGGGGCGCTCCTGGCCGCGGTGGTGGCCGTCGGCCTCGTCGCGCTGACCGGTGGCGCCGGTTACGTCATCGCCGGACTCCCGGACCCGGGCCTGGTGACCCGCTACGGCATCACCGTCGTCCGGGTACTGGCCGAAGCGGCTTCGGTGCTGTGCGTGGGTTCGCTGCTGCTCGCCGCGTTCCTCGTCCCGCCGCAGAAGTCCGGCACGCTCGCGGCCGACGGTTACGCCGCCATCCGGGTCGCCGGCGTCGCGGCGTGGGTCTGGTTCTTCGCGGCCGCCACGTCGATCTTCTTCTCCGCGGCCGACGGCGCGGGCCGCCCGTTCACCGAGGTGCTCTCGCCGCAGGTGCTGGTCGACCTCGTCGACGCCATCGAGCAGCCGAAGGCCTGGCTGTTCACCGCGTTGATCGCGTTGCTGGTCGCGCTCGGCTGCCGTCTCGCGCTGACCTGGGGCTGGACGACGGTGGTCTTCTTCCTGTCCGTCGGCGGCCTGGTCCCGGTCGCGGTCACGGGGCATTCCGCGAGCGGCGGCTCGCACGACATGGCGACCAACAGCCTGCTGTACCACCTGGTCGCCGCCGCGTTGTGGGTCGGCGGGCTGGTGGCGCTGCTGGCACTCGGCTGGCGCCGCGGCGAGAACCTCAAGCTCGCCGCGACGCGGTTTTCGAAGCTGGCGCTGGTGTGCTGGATCGTGATGGCGGTCTCCGGCATCGTGAACGCGCTGGTGCGGATCAGGATCGCCGACCTGTTCACCACCGACTACGGCCTCCTGGTGGTCGCGAAGGTCGTCGCGTTGCTGCTGCTCGGCGTCTTCGGCCATCAGCAACGGCAGAAGGGCGTCGCCGGGCTGGTGAACGGAGCGGGCGGTGGTCAGCTGCTGCGGCTCGCCGCGGTCGAGGTGCTGATCATGTTCGTCACGATCGGCATCGCGACAGGGCTCGCGAAGACCCCGCCGCCGCAGGAATCGCTGACCCAGCCGTCGACAACGGAACTGCTGATCGGCTACGACCTCTACGGTCCTCCGACGGTCTTCCGGCTGCTCACGGACTGGCGGTTCGACCTCGTCTACGGCACCCTCGCGCTCGTTCTCGCCGGGCTGTACCTCGCCGGGGTCCGGCGGCTGCGGCGCCGCGGTGACACCTGGGCCACCGGCCGGACGGTCGCGTGGCTCGCGGGCTGTTTCGTACTGCTGATCGCGACGTCGTCCGGTATCGGCCGGTACGCGCCCGCGATGTTCAGCGTGCACATGGGCAACCACATGTTGCTGTCCATGGTGGCGCCGGTGCTGTTCGTGCTCGGCGGGCCCGTGACGCTCGCGCTGCGCGCGCTGCCCACGGCGGGCAAGGACGCCCCGCCCGGACCGCGTGAATGGCTGCTCGCCTTCGTGCACTCGCCGCTGTCGAGGTTCCTGACGCATCCGATCGTCGCACTACTGCTGTTCGTCGGTTCCTTCTACGGCCTGTACTTCTCGGGCCTGTTCGATTCGGCGCTGAACTACCACTGGGCGCATCTGGCGATGAACGCGCACTTCCTGCTCGCCGGGTACGTCTTCTATTGGCCGGTGATCGGTGTCGACCCGGCGCCACGACGGCTCGCGCCGCTGGGACGGCTGGGGATGATGTTCGCGGCCATGCCGTTCCACGCGTTCTTCGGGATCGCGCTGATGAGCATGCAGACCGTGCTCGGACAGGACTTCTACCGCGGGCTGAAACTGCCGTGGGTCACCGACCTCCTGACCGACCAGCGGCTCGGCGGCGGGATCGCGTGGGCGTCCGGTGAACTGCCGGTGCTGCTGGTGCTCGTCGCGCTGCTGGTGCAGTGGGCGCGGCAGGACGAGCGGGAGGCGCGGCGCCGGGATCGCCGCGAAGAGGCCTCCGGTGACGCGGATCTGAACGCCTACAACGCGATGCTGAAGAAACTCGCCGATCAGGGGCGGGGGCCCGGCTCCTAG
- a CDS encoding single-stranded DNA-binding protein — protein sequence MGETWVTMIGNLTSEPVHHPERGHGHDVVSFGLRSVERRYDKERGEWGEGRQLAVKVTCWRKLAMAAFSCLSKGDPVIVAGRLRGAETAEEIPAPLGLPELEAFSIGPNLARCSAEIHRLGRDRPRAIPSVPPPAGNPMVTALEEAPVG from the coding sequence ATGGGCGAAACGTGGGTGACCATGATCGGCAACCTGACCAGCGAACCGGTCCACCATCCGGAGCGGGGGCACGGGCACGACGTCGTGTCGTTCGGCTTGCGGAGTGTCGAACGCCGGTACGACAAGGAAAGAGGGGAGTGGGGCGAGGGACGGCAGCTCGCGGTCAAGGTCACCTGCTGGCGCAAGCTGGCGATGGCGGCGTTCTCCTGCCTGAGCAAAGGCGACCCGGTGATCGTGGCCGGGCGGTTGCGCGGCGCCGAGACCGCGGAGGAGATCCCGGCACCTCTGGGTCTACCTGAGCTTGAGGCCTTCTCCATCGGCCCCAACCTGGCGCGTTGCTCGGCCGAGATCCACCGGTTGGGACGTGACCGGCCCAGGGCGATCCCGTCGGTGCCGCCGCCCGCCGGGAATCCCATGGTCACCGCGCTGGAGGAGGCGCCCGTGGGCTGA
- the ettA gene encoding energy-dependent translational throttle protein EttA, with protein sequence MAEFIYTMKKVRKTVGDKVILDDVSTAFYPGAKIGVVGPNGAGKSTVLKIMAGIEQASNGEAFLQPGASVGILMQEPELNEEKTVRENVEEGLGDIKVKLNRFNEVAELMATDYSDELMEEMGKLQEELDHADAWEIDSTVEQAMDALRCPPPDEPVTHLSGGERRRVALCKLLLSAPDLLLLDEPTNHLDAESVLWLEQFLANYAGAVLAVTHDRYFLDNVAEWIMELDRGRVVGYEGNYSTYLEKKRERLEVQGKKDAKLAKRLKSELEWVRSNAKARQTKSRSRLDRYEEMAAEADKHRKLDFEEIQIPPGPRLGSVVVEVEKLRKGFDDRVLIDGLSFDLPRNGIVGVIGPNGVGKTTLFKTIVGLEEPDDGRVKIGETVKLSYVDQNRGGIDPKKTVWEVVSDKLDYIHVGQTEMPSRAYVSAFGFKGPDQQKPAGVLSGGERNRLNLALTLKQGGNLILLDEPTNDLDVETLGSLENALEQFPGCAVVISHDRWFLDRVATHILAWEGTDENPSQWFWFEGNFEGYEKNKVERLGAEAARPHRVTHRKLTRD encoded by the coding sequence ATGGCCGAGTTCATCTACACCATGAAGAAGGTGCGCAAGACCGTCGGGGACAAGGTCATCCTCGACGACGTCAGCACCGCGTTCTACCCCGGCGCCAAGATCGGCGTGGTGGGGCCGAACGGCGCGGGTAAATCCACCGTTCTGAAGATCATGGCGGGGATCGAGCAGGCCAGCAACGGCGAAGCCTTCCTCCAGCCTGGCGCCAGCGTCGGCATCCTCATGCAGGAGCCGGAGCTCAACGAGGAAAAGACCGTCCGCGAAAACGTCGAAGAGGGCCTTGGCGACATCAAGGTCAAGCTCAACCGCTTCAACGAGGTCGCCGAGCTCATGGCGACCGACTACAGCGACGAGCTGATGGAAGAGATGGGCAAGCTCCAGGAGGAGCTCGACCACGCCGACGCGTGGGAGATCGACTCCACGGTCGAGCAGGCCATGGACGCGCTTCGCTGCCCGCCGCCGGACGAGCCGGTCACCCACCTCTCCGGTGGTGAGCGCCGCCGGGTCGCGCTGTGCAAGCTGCTCCTGTCCGCGCCCGACCTGCTGCTCCTCGACGAGCCCACCAACCATCTGGACGCCGAAAGCGTGCTGTGGCTGGAGCAGTTCCTCGCGAACTACGCCGGCGCCGTCCTCGCCGTCACCCACGACCGGTACTTCCTGGACAACGTCGCCGAGTGGATCATGGAGCTCGACCGCGGCCGCGTCGTCGGCTACGAGGGCAACTACTCGACATACCTGGAGAAGAAGCGCGAGCGTCTCGAGGTCCAGGGGAAGAAGGACGCCAAACTCGCCAAGCGGCTGAAGTCCGAACTCGAATGGGTCCGGTCCAACGCCAAGGCGCGCCAGACCAAGTCGCGGTCCCGGCTCGACCGCTACGAGGAGATGGCCGCGGAGGCGGACAAGCACCGCAAGCTCGACTTCGAAGAGATCCAGATCCCGCCGGGGCCCCGGCTGGGCAGTGTGGTCGTCGAGGTCGAGAAGCTGCGCAAAGGTTTTGACGACCGGGTGCTGATCGACGGGCTGTCGTTCGACCTGCCGCGCAACGGCATCGTCGGCGTGATCGGGCCGAACGGTGTCGGCAAGACGACCCTGTTCAAGACGATCGTCGGGCTCGAGGAGCCGGACGACGGCCGGGTCAAGATCGGCGAGACGGTCAAATTGTCCTATGTGGACCAGAACCGCGGCGGGATCGACCCGAAGAAGACGGTATGGGAGGTGGTTTCGGACAAGCTGGACTACATCCACGTCGGGCAGACCGAAATGCCCTCGCGTGCCTACGTCAGCGCGTTCGGTTTCAAGGGGCCGGACCAGCAGAAGCCGGCGGGCGTGCTCTCCGGTGGCGAGCGCAACCGGCTGAACCTGGCGCTGACCCTCAAGCAGGGCGGGAACTTGATCCTGCTCGACGAGCCGACGAACGACCTGGACGTCGAGACCTTGGGTTCGCTGGAGAACGCTCTCGAGCAGTTCCCCGGCTGCGCCGTGGTCATCTCGCACGACCGGTGGTTCCTCGACCGGGTCGCGACGCACATCCTCGCCTGGGAAGGCACGGACGAGAACCCCTCGCAATGGTTCTGGTTCGAAGGTAACTTCGAGGGCTACGAGAAGAACAAGGTCGAACGCCTCGGTGCCGAGGCGGCTCGTCCGCACCGCGTCACCCATCGCAAGCTGACCCGCGACTGA